ACAGTATTATAATTTGCCTATATTTTACAGGAATTGGTAGAAATTATACGAGCCAAGAAAGCTGCAAAAGATGCAGCTGCCAAGAAGAAGTGAGAAGAATAAACAACGTGATAAAAAACTTGTAGaaggacattatatatatatagactactGACAAATCTGAAATTACTCCAGTACAATTGTTTATGACCATTCAGTTAAATGTTCATTACAAAaagttacatgtataatgattaaGAATATGTATGTCATGTCAAATAGTCATGTGATAATACAATATTCctgtattttttcaaaaaatacttAACATATTAAACTGTTATTTACTTAAGCTTGTTACTGTGTTTGTTTGATGCCCCTACTGAACTCAGTTAGGGGTACATAGTGGTTCACATGTCAGTCTCTTTATTGGTCCTTCTGTCTCACCTAACCTAATCTCAATATAATTTAAACCTAATGTCATGGGCATAAAATACAGGTAAAgtttgattgaattttttttaaccagTTAAGTGATATGTTTCTTAAAATTGGAAGTATcaatacaagatctacaaaaatgccAATACGACTGAAACCATTTGATGAATCCTAATATGATTTATTGCCCTAAATTATTTTACGATTATTTTCAGAATTATCTTAAAAACTAGAATTGATAAGTAGAAGCTGTAAACAGCAGTCTTACAACAATTATTTTGTCTGCTTTCAAAAGTACCATATGattgaaagttgatttttttataacatgatGTCATAGACAATAAACTGCAGGTAAAGTGTAATTTTGACAGATTTGATATATCGGATAAAGGTATGCTAAAGGAAAATGTTTACATGGTTTACCGTAACAATCGAATGGACAAAATAAAAGCATCCTTGAAATCGCAACAAGCTCCTTCGACGGAGCCTGTTGTGATTTCAAGGATGCTTGGGTATCTAAAACTGACTCAAGGCAAGACGGACTGAGATGGCATCAGCACGTTTTTCAACAGAGGGTTCAAGCATAGAGGAGACAAGGGATTTTACGATGTCGCTAGTGTTTTCGGGTGAAAAGAGAGGGTGTTTGAGAGTTGAGCTTTGACCATAGAGGTTGCGTCACTATCGGAGAATGGGAAAGCTCCGAAGAGCATGACGTAGAGCATAACTCCCATACTCCACATGTCGGCTTTCATGGTGTTGTGTTCCATTCCCATAATAACTTCGGGGGCAGCGTATGGGAGGGTTCCACAAAATTCTTCAGATTCGGCAACAACAACGGTTGATTTGGCAAATCCAAAATCGGCCAGTTTGACACATCCATTTGATAACAAGACGTTTTCTAATTTAATGTCATTGTGGGCGATTCCGTTTAAGTGGCAGTATTCGACTGCTTTGACAACTTGAGAGAAGACAGATAGGGTGGCTTCAACGGACATGAGgccgtttttatacgaccgcaaaatttgaaaaaattttcgtcgtatattgctatcacgttggcgtcgtcgtcgtccgaatacttttagttttcgcactctaactttagtaaaaatgaatagaaatctgtgaaattttaacacaaggtttatgaccacaaaaggaaggttggaattgattttgggagttttagtcccaacattttaggaattaggggccaaaaagggcccaaataagcattttcttggttttcgcactataactttagtttaagtaaatagaaatctatgaaattttgacataaggtttatgaccacaaaagaaaggttgggattgattttgggagttttggttccaacagtttaggaattaggggccaaaaaagggccaaaataagcattattcttggttttcgcacaataactttagtttaagtaaatagaaatcaatgaaattttaacacaagcatacccgtagccagggggggttcggggggttcggacgaacccccccttgaaaacaaataatgactgttaaagtcaacgttctgttcgaattgtgactgtaaAAGTCGAGTTTTTGAGGCcaacgaacccccctttggaaattcctggctacgggcctgacaaggtttatgaccacaaaaggaaggttgggattgatttttggagttgaggtcacaacagtttatgaactaggggccaaaaaggggcccaaataagcattatttttggtttttgcaccgtaactttagtataagtaaatagaaatctatgaaatttaaacacaaggtttatgaccataaaaggaaggttgggtttgattttgggagttttggtccttacagtttaggaataagggtcccaaagggtccaaaattgaactttgtgtgatttcatcaaaaattgaataattggggttctttgatatgacgaatctaactatgtatgtagattcttaaattttggtcccgttttcaaattggtctacattaagatccaaagggtccaaaattaaacttagtttgattttaacaaaaattgaatccttggggttctttgatatgctgaatttaaaaatgtacttagatttttaattattggcctagttttcaagttggtccaaatgggggtccaaaattaaactttgtttgatttcatcaaaaattgaataaatgggttctttgatatgccaaatctaactgtgtatgtagattcttaatttttggtccagttttcaaattggtctacattaaggtccaaagggtccaaaattaaactaagtttgattttaacaaaaattaaattcttgggcttatttgatatgctttatctaaatatgtactttgatttttgattatgggcccagttttcaagttggtccaaatcaggattccatatcaagtattgtgcaatagcaagaaattttcaattgcacagtattgcacaatagcaagaaatatctaattgcacaatattgtgcaatagcaattaattttcaattggagttatctttctttgtatagaatagtagttgataatatatgttggaaatttgccagacatgactatgatgtcattttctatttttatttgccaataactttatgtaaataacttcattggaaatttgccaatataaaatgttgctgatgaagctgtttttccttatcttatctaaaatgtttttagataatgtatgttggacatttgccagacatgactatgatgtcattttctatttttatttgccaataactttatgtaaataacttcattggaaatttgccaatataaaatgttgctgatgaagttttttttattgttttatacaataaacaatgtatattcacttttactaccaaccaatctttaccattcagtgataacaagcactttattttacattttaatattttatgatgtatttaaaagagtagttattgttgcaaactccattagaaatttgacttgatatcagttttggaaaaaagggaaacggggatgtgaaaaagggggggggggtaaatttttctcatttcagatttcataaataaaaagaaaatttcttcaaacatttttttgagaggattaatattcaacagcatagtgaattgctaaaaggcaaaaacaaacttttaagttcattagaccacattcattctgtgtcagaaacctatgctgtgtcaactatttaattttagatttaaaaagtttgaagaagaaatctttaattgtaaaatttgtaaaatcttgacaggTATGCTAAAGGAAAATGTTTACATGGTTTACCGTAACAATCGAatggacaaaaaaaaagcatCCTTGAAATCGCAACAAGCTCCTACGACGGAGCCTGTTGTGATTTCAAGGATGCTTGGGTATCTAAAACTGACTCAAGGCAAGACGGACTGAGATGGCATCAGCACGTTTTTCAACAGAGGGTTCAAGCATAGAGGAGACAAGGGATTTTACGATGTCGCTAGTGTTTTCGGGGAAAGAGAGGGTGTTTGAGAGTTGAGCTTTGACCATAGAGGTTGCGTCACTATCGGAGAATGGGAAAGCTCCGAAGAGCATGACGTAGAGCATAACTCCCATACTCCACATGTCGGCTTTCATGGTGTTGTGTTCCATTCCCATAATAACTTCGGGGGCAGCGTATGGGAGGGTTCCACAAAATTCTTCAGATTCGGCAACAACAACGGTTGATTTGGCAAATCCAAAATCGGCCAGTTTGACACATCCATTTGATAACAAGACGTTTTCTAATTTAATGTCATTGTGGGCGATTCCGTTTAAGTGGCAGTATTCGACTGCTTTGACAACTTGAGAGAAGACAGATAGGGTGGCTTCAACGGACATGAGGCCGTTTTTCATTATGTATTCAAAAACATCTCCGAATTCAGCGAATTCCATCAAAACGAAGGCAAATTCTTCGGCTTCGATGATTTCAATGGCTTCGACAATGTTTTCGTGTTTGAGGCTGAGGAAAGCTTCAAACTCAGTAGAGGTTTTGAGGACTTTTTTAATTGCAACTTTACCGAATACTTCGCTAGAGGCGGAGAAAACTTCTTCAGTTAGGGCTACAACGTTTGAAAGTCCACTGTTCAataaaaattccattttaaattgGCGTGAATTTAGTGTAATAAAGGTATCAAAATACTGAAATTCACGCCTTATATAGTGATATGGCTGCTACGGACTGTTCCAATAATTGATGCTCAAGGGTGGAAAGTTCAAATAAAGGCTTTCTTACACAATAAAACAGTACATTATTGAACAATCTCCCCTTTTCATTAATGGTAACTACTCTTACAAACGGTAAACAAAGTATTTGGTTGTACTAGGGCATTTATCTTATAAGTTTACCGTGTTGCCTTTTAACTGTGGTGTTTACCGTAACCATAAACTTTTACGATAAAGGTTTGCCGTAACCCAACAAGTCATTATACAGTTCAGTTTACCGTTTCGTCGTATGCAAAAATTACCACAGCAAGCCAAATGTAAACCGATGAAATCATTTTCGTTTTAAAAGAAGATATGTGTTACCAATATATTTAAGTTATTGGGATTAGAACACGATTccataaaatatataactatGGACTGACCATAAATTCTTGTTTACTGTAACCACATGAAATCGGTTACAAAGCCGATTCTCAAACCTTCAATACAAAGAAAGTTAGA
This sequence is a window from Mytilus edulis chromosome 1, xbMytEdul2.2, whole genome shotgun sequence. Protein-coding genes within it:
- the LOC139517311 gene encoding testis-specific serine/threonine-protein kinase 3-like, whose translation is MEFLLNSGLSNVVALTEEVFSASSEVFGKVAIKKVLKTSTEFEAFLSLKHENIVEAIEIIEAEEFAFVLMEFAEFGDVFEYIMKNGLMSVEATLSVFSQVVKAVEYCHLNGIAHNDIKLENVLLSNGCVKLADFGFAKSTVVVAESEEFCGTLPYAAPEVIMGMEHNTMKADMWSMGVMLYVMLFGAFPFSDSDATSMVKAQLSNTLSFPENTSDIVKSLVSSMLEPSVEKRADAISVRLALSQF